From Impatiens glandulifera chromosome 7, dImpGla2.1, whole genome shotgun sequence:
CGCCTTAATCCAAAACTCGTAAGAAAGTACCAATCTCAAtccaaatttttataaaaaaaataaatttaaaataacattataataatcaactaattaaaaatccAAGTATagattttgatataataaaaacaCCAAATTAACCACTAGGGTCTTAATTTGCGAAACTGGCTTGCTCTAGGCGTGGTTGTGTTAAACATCCCTGCCCTAACTGAGAGTCGCCGGTAATTCGAAAATCACGAAAACCAAAAGCTTCAATTTCGGCATGCAGCGATCATCGCCTGCAATTTCTTATTGATTGACCCTTTTCAATCCCAAATCCAAACCCAGAAGATAGGATGACGACAAGAACCAACTTTTACAAAAACCCTTCACGAGCATACAACAAGGCCTTCAATCTCAATTCTGCTCTTCAAAATCTGAAGGGTATTCATCTTTTTGTTCCTTTATGTATCCCACACTATTATTGCTTAAGGGTTTCGTTCGTTTACTTCATTGTTTAATTTTCAGCTTATAATGATGCCACCGGAAATGCTCCTGTCACCGGAGACGCCACCGAGAATGGAAACGTTGAAAAGGAAGTAAACCGTAAACGCCCAAGGGAAAGGAAACCACAGTCACGAACTGAAAGGAATGACAACGTCATTGAGGATGATCATCCAATGTCTCATCAGGAATATGTTGACAAAATAAGGTCAGTTCAATTGAGAATTTGTTGCTTCAATTAGTATCATGGCTTCCTTTGATGTAAGTTAGATTTCGTGTTTGTAATGTAACAGGAAAGAGTTGAATTGTTCTCTCAAGCGTGAAGAATTAAACGTTGATGTATTGGTGAGCAAATCTAGTAGTATATGTTGCTTTCATTAATTGCATTCTTACATTTTTCTTGGCGCAATTCCAGACAAATTCACGTCAGGGATTAGCTTTGGTGCAGTATGAGAGTAAGTTctcaaaaacataaatctatTACCTGAATGATTTCTTGAGATGTTGTATTGACGATGACTTCAGGCGATCAAAGTAGCTCACCAGAGTGTGATGAGAAGGCAGGGCCGTCTCGTTTTGATGTGGTTCCAAGTTCTGGTATGTAAAGATGTAATTCTTATTAGGCAGACGCAGAATTAGAGAACAAAATCTTTTATctccttttattttattgtattcttCCCCTTTCTTGGTTCTTAGGTAATGTGAATAAAGATGAGGTTAAAAGAAGAAGTGAAGAGCAGCGTTTTGCTGTTCCTGGGGAACCTGTTTGCGTAATATGTGGGAAATATGGAGAATATATCTGTGATGAGGTAGGATTTCTTCATAAAGATCTACCTTGAAAATCATCAATTCTCTTCGTCCTTACTTTGGGTTTCTTTCTTGCACATCTTCTCTTATAGACTGATGATGACATCTGCAGCATGGATTGTAAAGCTGAGGTTTTGGGAAATCTTAAACTTAGTCAGGTTTCTTTCTGTTTGCAGTTTGTTTTGATTAATAATGTGAGGTGTCGTTATTATACCTTCTGAACTGTGAATTGTTTTACTAATTGTTCTATAGGGATGCTTAAACAACCAGAAACCGTGTGAATCCTCATCCTCATCCATAGATGATTTTTCAAGAGTGATTGAACTTGGAGGGGACATGTGGGATCATGAGCGTTTTCGTTGGTCCAGAAAGAGGTCTAGCCTATGCACTTATGAATGGTACATCTTATTATTTTGcgtataattttcaaatatcaaCCGGATTGTAAAAATTCATAGTTTTAATGTTCAATGTTGCATGTGCAGCTGGAAATGTCAAAAACCGAGCCATCTTGCTGAAGACTGTTTGGCAGTAACTTCCAATAATCAGACTGCTGCATCTATTTATTTGTACATTACAATTCcattgattgattgataaaATGTTAAAGCAAATCTCTCTTTCATTTAGGTAACAACAGGAGAAAGAAGAGCAACTCCAATACCAAGATCCCTTCTTGATCTGTATAAAAGGTTTGTATGATTTTTAGTAGTCACGAGACAACTGtattaatacaaacttttaacattttgaaaacaaaaagtGCAGATGTCACCAAATTGGAAAAAGTGTGTCAGGGACAAAATGCAACTCGTGCAACTTGTCATCTTCATTAGCCACTTGCCTCGGTTGCAATGTCACATTTTGTGATAGGTATGGCTGAATATTTTGACATGttattcagaaaaaaaaatgttataagcaTTAATAATAGCAAGTAATCTTATGTGATGAAATGCAGTGCAGGTCATTTGAGAGAGCACATCAGGGTGAACCCTTCTCACGGAGAATATTACTCCTTTAAGCTCAAACGACTGgtgagatttatttatttatttccgaAACACAAACATTAAAAGATTTatcatgtataataaataatgagaTTGATTGTAAAGAGTAAAAGAGAGCCGTTAATGACTTTGTGTTGTAGGTTAAATGCTGCAAATCTTCATGCAAGGTGACGGATATTAAGACTCTCTTGGCTTGTCACTTCTGCTTTGATAAAGCTTTTGAAAAGTTCTATGATATGTACACTGCAACTTGGTATGATTTGATTTGCTTACCTTGAGTATCTCCTAC
This genomic window contains:
- the LOC124944968 gene encoding uncharacterized protein LOC124944968, coding for MTTRTNFYKNPSRAYNKAFNLNSALQNLKAYNDATGNAPVTGDATENGNVEKEVNRKRPRERKPQSRTERNDNVIEDDHPMSHQEYVDKIRKELNCSLKREELNVDVLTNSRQGLALVQYESDQSSSPECDEKAGPSRFDVVPSSGNVNKDEVKRRSEEQRFAVPGEPVCVICGKYGEYICDETDDDICSMDCKAEVLGNLKLSQGCLNNQKPCESSSSSIDDFSRVIELGGDMWDHERFRWSRKRSSLCTYECWKCQKPSHLAEDCLAVTTGERRATPIPRSLLDLYKRCHQIGKSVSGTKCNSCNLSSSLATCLGCNVTFCDSAGHLREHIRVNPSHGEYYSFKLKRLVKCCKSSCKVTDIKTLLACHFCFDKAFEKFYDMYTATWNGAALSIIWGSICCEGHFEWHRMNCLNAGIEDNSYIINKAATVQVSDFIF